From a single Anaerolineales bacterium genomic region:
- the folB gene encoding dihydroneopterin aldolase → MDKVFIKDLLVRGIIGIRDWEREKAQDILINVTVFTDMSHAAKNDNINDCVDYSALAKKIQAHAETAKRLTVEALANDLAEICLEDALAKKAIVRVEKPGAVRFAKSVGVEVERSRDE, encoded by the coding sequence ATGGACAAAGTTTTCATCAAAGATCTACTTGTGCGCGGCATCATCGGCATCCGCGATTGGGAGCGGGAGAAGGCTCAGGATATTCTGATCAATGTGACGGTGTTCACCGATATGTCACATGCCGCAAAAAACGACAATATCAACGACTGTGTGGATTACAGCGCGCTGGCGAAAAAGATTCAGGCACACGCCGAAACCGCAAAGCGCCTGACGGTGGAGGCGCTGGCGAACGACCTTGCTGAAATTTGTCTTGAGGATGCATTGGCAAAAAAAGCCATCGTGCGCGTGGAAAAGCCCGGCGCGGTACGGTTTGCGAAATCCGTCGGTGTGGAGGTGGAGCGAAGCCGTGATGAGTGA
- a CDS encoding right-handed parallel beta-helix repeat-containing protein, whose product MNRTIQRIVGIFAVLSLTMGLFTPAGASSVSIPHAAGNTYYVSVSGSDLNNCTQSAPCKSFNKAMSLIQSGDVLYVMPGTYNQTLTISKSGITVEGNKAVIDTTGTFGIRVASTAQNVVVRGFAVTRANSHAIYVEGQFVTIENNVVYHSVLENGTLLNGVISCRNGSWGSAIKVKVGGENVIIRNNEVFDNCGEGIAATRSVNVLIEGNRVYDNHSVNIYVDNSINTQVLNNHSFCKNRDTSPIAVGEEYYDGWGAQLRDVVIKDNRIEGCQRAIIVYGSGVGGTLTNALIDNNIVASGTGTRSVISLDNQRNSNVRITNNQLWKLNIWVRSPAGVTLENNSVGGALPTVTNTPVSVIATRTPIPIVTQSWTATSTPISSPTSVPPSATPILPPATSTPFVMPTFTHTSIPPTALPSATPVSPSATSILPPATSTPFVMPTFTHTSIPPTSLPSATPDSSDDPEPIETEPSEKIFDDKDGAFEYSRGWDDIRRRKAHGGSYKMTTRNGAFVTFTFTGESFSVLYLAGSEFKSIDVYVDDVLVGTIKDKGKNRRFHQRWDYSGKLEPGVHTLKLVFNLGRSRNSSGTLDAVIVR is encoded by the coding sequence ATGAACAGAACGATTCAACGAATAGTGGGCATATTTGCAGTACTTTCCCTGACAATGGGGTTATTCACCCCGGCAGGCGCTTCCTCGGTTTCCATTCCTCATGCGGCGGGAAACACCTATTATGTGTCTGTTTCGGGCAGCGACCTGAACAACTGCACCCAGTCCGCGCCATGTAAAAGCTTCAACAAAGCCATGAGCCTGATACAGTCTGGCGATGTGCTTTACGTCATGCCGGGCACATATAACCAGACGCTGACGATTTCGAAGAGCGGAATCACGGTTGAAGGGAATAAAGCAGTCATCGATACGACTGGCACATTTGGGATAAGAGTTGCATCGACCGCGCAGAATGTCGTTGTACGCGGGTTTGCTGTAACGCGGGCAAACAGCCACGCCATTTATGTGGAAGGGCAATTTGTTACCATTGAGAATAATGTTGTTTACCATTCTGTTCTGGAAAATGGCACGTTGTTGAACGGAGTCATTTCTTGTAGGAACGGCTCATGGGGAAGCGCGATCAAGGTCAAGGTCGGCGGCGAGAATGTCATCATTCGTAACAACGAAGTGTTTGATAACTGCGGGGAGGGCATCGCGGCAACTCGCAGCGTGAATGTCTTGATCGAGGGAAACCGCGTCTATGATAACCATTCCGTCAATATCTATGTGGATAACTCCATAAACACGCAGGTATTGAACAACCACTCTTTTTGTAAAAATAGGGACACATCTCCCATCGCTGTGGGAGAGGAGTATTACGATGGGTGGGGGGCGCAGCTTAGGGATGTGGTTATAAAAGACAACCGCATCGAAGGGTGTCAGAGGGCGATCATAGTATACGGTAGCGGTGTTGGAGGTACACTGACAAATGCGCTGATCGATAATAATATAGTAGCATCGGGAACCGGCACCAGATCTGTCATCAGTTTGGATAATCAGAGGAATTCCAACGTAAGGATTACGAACAATCAGTTGTGGAAGCTAAATATTTGGGTCCGCTCCCCTGCCGGGGTGACGTTGGAAAACAACTCAGTCGGCGGCGCTTTGCCGACTGTAACGAATACCCCTGTATCTGTAATAGCAACCAGGACGCCAATTCCTATTGTGACTCAATCTTGGACTGCCACTTCTACTCCGATATCATCTCCTACGTCTGTGCCGCCATCCGCCACGCCCATCCTGCCGCCCGCCACTTCGACGCCATTTGTGATGCCGACCTTTACGCACACATCAATCCCGCCGACGGCTCTTCCCAGCGCGACGCCTGTTTCGCCATCCGCTACGTCCATCTTGCCGCCTGCCACTTCGACGCCATTTGTGATGCCGACCTTTACACACACCTCAATTCCACCAACATCTCTTCCCAGTGCGACGCCTGATTCTTCTGATGATCCGGAGCCAATTGAAACAGAGCCTTCCGAAAAGATCTTTGACGATAAGGATGGTGCATTTGAGTATTCGAGAGGATGGGATGATATCCGTAGGAGAAAGGCGCACGGCGGTTCCTACAAAATGACCACTCGAAACGGCGCTTTCGTCACATTCACCTTCACCGGCGAATCATTCAGCGTGTTGTACTTGGCTGGATCGGAGTTCAAGAGTATCGATGTTTATGTGGACGACGTGTTAGTGGGAACGATCAAGGACAAGGGCAAAAACCGCAGGTTCCATCAACGTTGGGATTACTCAGGCAAGTTGGAGCCGGGAGTCCATACTCTCAAGCTGGTCTTCAACTTGGGCAGGTCCCGTAATTCCAGCGGGACGCTCGATGCTGTGATCGTTCGATAA
- a CDS encoding SDR family oxidoreductase, translating to MTDLKGKTILVTGAARRVGRLLALACGRAGANVIIHHGHSPVEAESVRDEIASFGPQAWVLTADFSNPESALQLIERASELSPLYGLVNSASIFEPLTIHDTSLDDWQRHMDINLTAPFLLSQTFAKHVKEGRIVNILDWRALRPGADHFPYTVTKSALAGMTKSLAAALAPHITVNGLALGAILPPADDPSAGERIKESVPAKRWSEAGEVEDALIFLLTGPAYITGEIIHLDGGRHLI from the coding sequence ATGACCGACCTGAAAGGGAAGACCATCCTCGTTACCGGGGCTGCCCGCCGCGTGGGGCGGCTTCTCGCGCTTGCCTGTGGACGCGCGGGCGCGAACGTCATCATCCATCACGGACATTCCCCCGTGGAAGCTGAATCTGTCCGGGATGAGATCGCCTCATTCGGACCTCAAGCTTGGGTGCTCACTGCGGACTTTTCCAACCCTGAAAGCGCGTTGCAATTAATCGAACGAGCCAGCGAGTTGAGCCCGCTGTATGGATTGGTGAACAGTGCATCCATCTTCGAGCCGCTCACCATCCATGATACGTCACTCGATGACTGGCAGCGTCACATGGATATCAACCTGACCGCGCCGTTCTTGTTGTCTCAGACATTTGCGAAGCACGTCAAGGAAGGGCGCATCGTCAACATCCTCGATTGGCGCGCCCTGCGACCCGGCGCGGATCACTTCCCGTACACCGTCACCAAATCCGCATTGGCAGGGATGACGAAATCGCTGGCGGCGGCGCTCGCGCCGCATATCACGGTCAACGGGCTGGCGTTGGGGGCGATTCTGCCGCCGGCGGATGATCCGTCAGCGGGGGAAAGGATCAAAGAAAGTGTGCCAGCCAAAAGGTGGAGCGAGGCGGGCGAAGTCGAGGATGCGCTGATATTTTTACTGACAGGTCCCGCTTACATCACGGGAGAAATCATCCATTTGGATGGCGGCAGGCATTTGATCTAA
- the folE gene encoding GTP cyclohydrolase I FolE, protein MQNPETNEDFDERPTFNEEIDTDAIENAVRSMLSAFGEDPSREGLQNTPTRVARMYPELLSGYRTDTHKLVNGAIFNVTYDDMVIVRDIEFFSLCEHHMLPFVGRAHVAYIPNGQVIGLSKIPRIVDMYARRLQVQERMTRQIADFLHDLLKPQGVAVVVEALHLCAMMRGVKKHDARMTTSTMLGSFRKSINTRQEFLDHLDRGAEPLRI, encoded by the coding sequence ATGCAAAACCCTGAAACAAACGAAGATTTTGACGAACGCCCAACCTTCAACGAAGAGATCGATACGGATGCCATCGAAAATGCCGTGCGCTCCATGCTCTCCGCCTTTGGCGAAGATCCCAGCCGGGAAGGCTTGCAAAACACTCCCACGCGCGTCGCACGCATGTATCCCGAACTCCTAAGCGGCTACCGCACGGATACGCATAAACTTGTCAACGGCGCGATCTTCAATGTGACTTATGACGACATGGTCATCGTGCGCGATATCGAATTCTTCAGCTTGTGCGAACATCACATGCTGCCATTTGTCGGGCGCGCCCATGTCGCCTACATCCCGAACGGACAGGTGATCGGTCTCTCGAAAATCCCCCGCATCGTCGATATGTACGCCCGCCGCCTGCAGGTTCAGGAACGCATGACCCGCCAGATCGCAGACTTCCTTCACGACCTGCTCAAGCCGCAAGGCGTGGCAGTGGTCGTCGAAGCCCTGCATTTGTGCGCGATGATGCGCGGCGTGAAAAAACACGATGCCCGCATGACCACATCCACCATGCTGGGGAGCTTCCGTAAAAGCATCAACACCCGCCAGGAATTTCTGGATCATCTGGACCGCGGCGCGGAACCGCTCAGGATCTAG
- the folK gene encoding 2-amino-4-hydroxy-6-hydroxymethyldihydropteridine diphosphokinase: MSELHRAYLSLGSNIGAEVNLPKAVELLQGVGEIEAVSSVWESESVGFDGPNFLNACVLFLTPLGPVEFKEQIIRPIEAELGRVRSDEKNAPRTIDIDIVLYDENPLNTDFWEYAFVIVPLAELIPDFPHPASGEALARSVKQVSVWIQKREDVIIRPLGARS; this comes from the coding sequence ATGAGTGAGTTACATCGCGCCTACCTCAGCCTCGGCTCGAACATCGGAGCGGAGGTCAATTTACCAAAAGCAGTGGAATTACTTCAAGGGGTCGGGGAGATCGAGGCGGTATCTTCCGTGTGGGAATCTGAATCCGTCGGGTTCGATGGTCCGAATTTCTTAAATGCCTGTGTACTTTTTCTCACCCCGCTCGGACCTGTTGAGTTCAAGGAGCAGATCATCCGCCCCATTGAAGCGGAATTGGGGCGCGTGCGCAGTGACGAAAAGAATGCGCCGCGCACGATCGATATTGACATTGTGTTATATGACGAAAATCCGCTCAACACGGACTTTTGGGAATATGCTTTTGTGATCGTTCCGCTGGCGGAATTGATCCCCGATTTTCCGCATCCCGCCAGCGGGGAGGCACTTGCCCGGTCGGTGAAGCAGGTTTCGGTTTGGATTCAGAAGCGGGAGGACGTTATCATCCGCCCGTTGGGCGCTAGATCCTGA